Proteins encoded by one window of Arachis hypogaea cultivar Tifrunner chromosome 1, arahy.Tifrunner.gnm2.J5K5, whole genome shotgun sequence:
- the LOC140178235 gene encoding uncharacterized protein has product MALKGKLLSALFLLCIYGLNQDLGIKLVFKGSDLVDHWKTSSVTSSWLSDKLKKSEAKVLKAVYFPNEDFKVSKAGKGASWIWKSIVHGKDFLLRNGRWLIGNGDKVRILEDNWILNMNKRPVIMSNDVTFVKELISVGQGWNVSELRKHFDGDTIGKIIRTPVSVIGREDKFSWPLKEDGKYTVKTGYHVARKEQHINDSSVPSTSDDFNDLWRDIWKLKVPQKIRTFLWREPESTEHALLLCPWTRAAWFGAQIQCCPTAHTVTSFGKWIMDLFEKMKVCTAFLEVFSGGATAAVLRDHVGNLLTASNSRIAASSPLAAEALAVREAVILAQNFQLQRVIFESDSLKLIQALKSKASIAEIQVILDDILDLVRNISNFGFTWVPREGNALAHEVAKLTAHGSLGQNWPSCKPQSVMNILNEERCLSLHWASRS; this is encoded by the exons atggctTTGAAGGGAAAGTTGCTCTCTGCCCTAtttctgctgtgtatctacggtcttaaTCAAGACTTGGGGATCAAGTTGGTATTCAagggttcagatttggttgaccattggaaaacAAGTTCAGTTACTTCTTCATGGCTTTCGGACAAGTTGaaaaagtcagaagcaaag GTGCTTAAGGCTGTGTACTTTCCGAATGAGGACTTCAAAGTGTCTAAGGCTGGGAAGGGAGCATCTTGGATCTGGAAAAGTATTGTGCATGGTAAGGACTTTCTTTTGAGAAATGGTAGATGGTTGATTGGGAACGGAGATAAAGTGAGGATTTTGGAAGATAATTGGATATTGAACATGAATAAGAGACCTGTTATTATGAGTAACGATGTCACCTTTGTAAAGGAGCTAATTAGTGTAGGACAGGGGTGGAATGTAAGTGAGTTAAGGAAACATTTTGATGGGGATACCATAGGAAAGATCATTAGGACCCCTGTGAGTGTTATTGGTAGAGAAGATAAATTCAGTTGGCCTCTAAAAGAAGATGGAAAGTACACTGTCAAAACGGGATACCATGTTGCCAGAAAAGAGCAGCATATCAATGATAGCAGTGTTCCATCAACTAGTGATGACTTTAACGACCTATGGAGGGACATTTGGAAACTGAAAGTGCCTCAAAAGATCAGAACCTTCCTATGGCGG GAACCAGAGTCCACGGAGCATGCGCTGCTGCTCTGCCCTTGGACAAGGGCTGCGTGGTTTGGAGCCCAAATTCAGTGCTGTCCTACGGCCCATACAGTCACATCTTTTGGAAAATGGATAATGGatctttttgaaaaaatgaagGTATGCACAG CGTTCCTTGAAGTGTTCTCTGGAGGAGCAACAGCGGCGGTGTTAAGAGACCATGTTGGAAACCTTCTCACAGCCTCAAACTCTAGAATTGCGGCTTCCTCGCCTTTAGCTGCGGAAGCTTTAGCGGTTAGAGAAGCAGTAATATTAGCTCAGAACTTTCAATTGCAACGAGTTATTTTTGAATCTGACAGTTTGAAACTCATCCAAGCCCTCAAATCAAAGGCATCAATTGCAGAAATTCAAGTTATCTTGGATGACATTTTGGATTTAGTGCGGAATATCTCAAATTTTGGGTTTACCTGGGTGCCTAGAGAAGGGAATGCCCTAGCCCATGAGGTAGCTAAGCTTACAGCTCACGGCTCTCTTGGACAGAATTGGCCCAGCTGTAAGCCACAATCCGTCATGAACATATTGAATGAAGAGCGCTGTTTGTCGCTGCATTGGGCGAGCAGATCATGA